The Methanobacterium lacus genome includes a region encoding these proteins:
- a CDS encoding class I SAM-dependent methyltransferase, with protein MSKYCQFNTNPYGVHQNIISVVGQNKKVLDVGCSEGILTKKMKQNNCDVTGIELDEEASKIAEEFCNELIIGDVEFIQLDTKYEKYFDIILFADILEHLKEPSEVLTRFKKYLNDEGIIIISVPNIANWRKRIQLLFGKFDYQEYGILDNTHIKFFTEKSIKEIIDDAGYKIVKFDLTVGDLNRFSRFFHSVGMIWPNLFAFQFLIVAKIKC; from the coding sequence ATGTCCAAATATTGTCAATTTAATACAAATCCGTACGGTGTACATCAGAATATTATTAGTGTAGTTGGTCAAAATAAAAAAGTTTTAGACGTGGGATGCTCTGAAGGTATTTTAACCAAGAAGATGAAGCAAAACAACTGTGATGTAACTGGTATAGAATTAGATGAAGAAGCATCAAAAATTGCCGAAGAATTTTGCAATGAACTAATAATTGGAGATGTTGAATTTATTCAATTAGATACTAAGTATGAGAAATATTTTGATATTATCCTTTTTGCAGATATCTTAGAACATTTAAAGGAACCTTCTGAAGTTCTGACAAGATTTAAGAAATATCTCAATGATGAAGGCATAATTATAATTTCTGTACCCAACATAGCTAACTGGAGAAAAAGGATTCAATTACTATTTGGAAAATTTGACTATCAAGAATATGGTATTTTAGATAACACTCATATAAAATTTTTCACTGAAAAATCAATAAAAGAAATCATTGATGATGCAGGTTATAAAATAGTCAAGTTTGATTTGACTGTTGGAGATTTAAACAGATTTTCAAGATTTTTTCATTCGGTAGGAATGATCTGGCCTAATTTATTTGCTTTTCAGTTTTTGATTGTTGCGAAGATTAAATGTTAA
- a CDS encoding oligosaccharide flippase family protein — protein MYKLFVKRIGLIGITNFLVAMNTIILIPILTKNFSAIDYGIWVQVITTFYLVTSVANLGFPYTLIRFVSAEKEKSKIQNTFYTMAVFILIFSLFISTLIFIFSNVIASLLFSGQVLIVKILSFLIFFGTLNSLLIDFFVARSKMKRYSILLLFQTYLMLSLVSFFAVCGYGIILATVGFLISQIIFFIVMTILVYQEIGFKIPEFSKIKEYINFSIPIIPNNVSTWIVESSDRYVIAIMLGTTFLAYYSPGYTIGMALLLFFTPISIILSSILPKYYENGQMEEVMMFINYSLKYFLLIAIPALFILSLLSKPILMILTTPEIALNGYLVTPFVALSAILFGIYGIIMNLIVLEKKTKIVGSIWTIAALISLLNIIFVPIFGILAAAGITLFSYSTAFLISIGYSKKFFRFYFDYTFIFKSIFASVIISILIVLINPIGFYSLLIMIPLLILIYLIIILLLKCVTNKEINFIKEIFKE, from the coding sequence ATGTACAAATTATTTGTAAAAAGAATAGGATTAATTGGAATAACTAATTTTCTTGTTGCAATGAATACGATTATATTAATCCCAATTTTAACAAAAAATTTCTCTGCCATCGATTATGGTATATGGGTTCAGGTAATTACAACATTTTATTTGGTAACAAGCGTAGCTAACTTAGGTTTTCCTTACACATTGATTAGGTTTGTGTCAGCTGAAAAAGAGAAATCTAAGATCCAAAACACTTTTTATACCATGGCAGTTTTTATACTGATTTTCAGTTTGTTTATCTCAACTCTCATATTTATATTCTCAAATGTAATAGCATCATTGCTGTTCAGTGGACAGGTGTTGATTGTAAAAATACTTTCATTTCTCATATTTTTTGGAACATTAAACAGTTTATTAATAGATTTTTTTGTTGCTAGAAGTAAGATGAAAAGATATTCAATTTTATTGCTTTTTCAGACCTACTTAATGTTAAGTTTAGTTAGTTTTTTTGCTGTTTGCGGTTATGGAATAATTTTGGCAACAGTCGGTTTTTTAATTTCTCAAATAATTTTTTTCATAGTTATGACTATATTGGTATATCAAGAAATTGGATTTAAAATTCCGGAATTTAGCAAAATTAAAGAATATATCAATTTTTCTATCCCTATAATTCCGAATAACGTGTCAACGTGGATAGTTGAATCCAGTGATCGTTATGTTATTGCTATCATGTTAGGAACGACATTTCTTGCATACTACTCTCCAGGTTATACAATAGGAATGGCACTTTTGTTATTTTTCACACCAATATCCATTATTTTATCTTCAATACTCCCAAAATATTATGAAAATGGACAAATGGAAGAGGTAATGATGTTCATAAATTATTCGCTTAAATATTTTTTATTAATAGCAATACCGGCATTATTTATTCTTTCTTTACTTTCAAAACCAATATTGATGATATTAACAACTCCTGAAATAGCGTTAAATGGATATCTTGTGACTCCTTTTGTGGCATTAAGTGCTATTTTATTTGGGATTTATGGAATAATTATGAATTTAATAGTTTTAGAGAAAAAAACAAAAATTGTTGGAAGTATATGGACAATTGCAGCTTTAATTAGTCTTCTAAATATAATATTTGTACCAATTTTTGGAATTTTAGCAGCGGCTGGAATAACTTTATTTTCTTACTCCACAGCATTTTTAATAAGTATTGGATACTCTAAAAAATTTTTCAGATTTTATTTTGATTACACTTTCATATTCAAAAGTATATTTGCGTCAGTCATTATTTCCATATTAATAGTTCTAATTAATCCAATCGGTTTTTATAGCCTTTTAATTATGATTCCATTGTTGATTTTAATTTATTTAATAATAATTTTGTTACTAAAATGTGTAACAAATAAAGAAATTAATTTCATTAAAGAAATTTTTAAGGAATAA
- a CDS encoding glycosyltransferase family 4 protein gives MKIGVITSAYPEYEDDPHGIFVHRLMKEVTKKGHEVHVLAPYTGKMTNFQLDGVYVQKFNYFYPKRFQKLAGRSGMIDNVKEGVFVKFQFCSFIIFNLINSYKKLKDMDIVHVQWPIPNGLGALFLKKISKIPYINTIHGEEVYLSKKYHTVFLIKLLVNNSSKTITNSSATLKTCLNEGLDKKKLDIIPFGVDTSFYKPLNIVKDKKIFQILSVGYLIERKGFMYLISSISEVSKKHENVRLKIVGSGPQEKQLKDLITKLQLEKYIEILGNIPNDELLKMYNSSDLFVLPSIIDSQGNTEGLGVVLIEAMACGLPVIGSNIGGIPDIISDGETGLLFPQKDVVELSKSIIKLIENRILMEKIADKGYQMVKTNFSWEKIAAQYIDCYEKIKK, from the coding sequence ATGAAAATTGGAGTAATAACATCAGCATACCCTGAATATGAAGATGATCCCCATGGAATCTTTGTGCATCGTCTGATGAAAGAAGTAACTAAAAAGGGGCATGAAGTACATGTCCTCGCACCATATACGGGAAAAATGACTAACTTTCAATTAGATGGAGTTTACGTTCAAAAATTCAACTACTTTTACCCTAAAAGGTTTCAGAAATTAGCTGGAAGATCAGGTATGATTGATAATGTTAAGGAAGGGGTTTTTGTTAAATTTCAGTTCTGTTCATTCATAATTTTTAATTTGATAAATTCATACAAAAAACTTAAAGATATGGACATAGTGCATGTTCAGTGGCCCATACCCAATGGTTTGGGTGCATTGTTCCTGAAAAAAATCAGTAAAATTCCTTATATTAATACAATACATGGTGAAGAGGTTTATTTATCAAAGAAATATCATACTGTTTTTTTAATCAAGTTATTGGTTAATAATTCTTCAAAAACAATCACAAATAGTTCGGCAACTTTAAAAACATGTTTAAATGAGGGACTAGACAAAAAAAAATTAGATATCATTCCTTTTGGGGTGGATACATCTTTTTACAAACCATTGAATATTGTTAAAGATAAAAAAATATTTCAAATTTTATCTGTAGGATATTTAATTGAAAGAAAAGGATTTATGTATTTAATAAGTTCCATATCGGAAGTTTCAAAGAAACATGAAAATGTGAGGTTGAAGATCGTTGGATCAGGTCCTCAAGAAAAACAGTTAAAAGATCTTATAACCAAACTTCAGTTAGAAAAATATATTGAAATATTAGGTAACATTCCCAATGATGAACTACTTAAAATGTATAATTCTTCAGATCTTTTTGTTTTACCATCAATAATAGACTCACAAGGTAACACTGAAGGATTAGGGGTTGTTTTAATCGAGGCTATGGCATGTGGATTGCCGGTCATAGGTTCAAATATTGGAGGAATTCCTGATATTATCTCTGATGGAGAAACAGGATTACTTTTCCCCCAAAAGGATGTGGTTGAACTTTCTAAATCAATAATTAAACTTATTGAAAATCGAATTTTAATGGAAAAAATTGCAGATAAAGGATATCAAATGGTAAAAACTAATTTTAGTTGGGAAAAGATTGCAGCACAGTACATTGATTGTTATGAGAAAATTAAAAAGTAA
- a CDS encoding glycosyltransferase family 39 protein, with translation MKRSAKCFNYKNRLFNSIKKNKISITFLIMLVLFASIITYLRILVQIEIGPISDSFDFLSNALVYAGQGMGYSDLLRPPVFGFLISLIFRMGYISTNVVFYMDGFLFVLGVIGLYLLLKIRFNNIESFFGALLYTTFPIVITVLGVGFSDLASVSFTIWGFYFVVLAVNNNSKYFYLSFSLFMVAFLTRYNNALLIFPILLYLVINRDKLNFKRLFTGLGVSFLIIIPVLIFFFQKYGNMIYPFINFGSSSVISSTSAESFAYNSNVFFFIQNFPSLIGPQGIFIMIIIIFGVILLGLVKLMKRNLKHFNGINIDMNDRVNQIRLIILSLFLIIFLVTFGKIFYMITEILFFSMAFLLYGLLRNLNIKSFDIHLMFFGWFMAFFIFNSIYVIKDLRYFVLMAPPVAYFMILGLSEISNRVPIQFKNRNLIFPILTVILVSIILISTASQIPEILNSNNDKVKLNNEIIQSGQWFMNYDPNYKNQSIYSDLGPNYSWYLQTDVKSVPVFKDNQTFANGVKNETFNQADSEQFNNFLITNNADYYICLREGLNLTSYTVIKQMGEVTIYKKIT, from the coding sequence TTGAAAAGATCAGCTAAATGTTTTAATTACAAAAATAGATTATTCAATTCAATAAAAAAAAATAAAATTTCAATAACATTCCTTATAATGTTAGTTTTATTTGCATCTATCATTACATACCTTAGAATTCTAGTACAAATCGAAATTGGACCAATTTCAGATAGTTTTGATTTTCTTTCAAATGCATTAGTCTATGCGGGACAAGGAATGGGCTATTCTGACCTACTCAGACCGCCGGTCTTTGGATTTTTAATATCATTAATATTTAGGATGGGTTACATTTCAACTAATGTAGTATTTTATATGGATGGCTTTTTGTTTGTATTGGGTGTTATAGGGCTATATTTGTTGCTAAAAATCAGATTTAATAATATTGAAAGTTTTTTTGGAGCATTACTCTACACTACCTTCCCAATTGTAATAACTGTTCTTGGAGTGGGGTTTTCTGATCTTGCTAGTGTGTCATTCACAATTTGGGGATTTTATTTTGTAGTACTTGCAGTAAATAATAATTCTAAATATTTTTATTTGTCTTTTTCTTTGTTTATGGTCGCATTTTTAACTAGATACAATAATGCTCTATTGATATTTCCAATTTTGTTATATCTCGTAATAAATAGGGATAAATTAAATTTTAAACGATTATTCACAGGGCTTGGTGTTTCATTTTTGATAATAATACCTGTTTTAATTTTTTTCTTCCAAAAATATGGAAATATGATTTATCCATTCATTAATTTTGGCTCTTCATCAGTAATTTCATCAACTTCGGCTGAAAGTTTTGCATATAATTCAAATGTCTTTTTTTTCATTCAAAATTTTCCAAGTTTAATTGGTCCCCAAGGAATTTTTATAATGATAATTATAATATTTGGGGTTATTTTGTTGGGTTTGGTTAAACTCATGAAAAGGAACTTGAAACATTTTAATGGAATAAATATCGATATGAATGATAGAGTAAATCAAATCAGATTAATAATCTTATCATTGTTTTTAATTATTTTTTTAGTCACATTTGGAAAGATTTTTTACATGATAACTGAGATCTTATTTTTTAGTATGGCCTTTTTATTGTATGGGCTATTAAGAAATTTGAATATAAAAAGTTTTGATATTCATTTGATGTTTTTCGGATGGTTTATGGCATTTTTCATATTCAATAGTATTTATGTTATTAAAGATCTTCGTTACTTCGTTCTTATGGCTCCTCCTGTTGCTTATTTTATGATACTAGGATTATCTGAAATATCAAATAGAGTACCTATCCAATTTAAAAATCGTAATTTAATATTTCCAATTCTTACGGTGATATTAGTTAGTATTATTCTAATTTCGACAGCCTCACAAATTCCAGAAATCCTTAATTCTAACAACGATAAAGTAAAATTGAATAATGAAATTATACAATCTGGGCAATGGTTTATGAATTATGATCCGAACTATAAAAATCAAAGTATCTACTCTGATTTAGGACCAAACTACAGTTGGTACCTTCAAACAGACGTGAAGTCTGTCCCTGTATTTAAAGATAATCAAACATTTGCCAATGGTGTTAAGAATGAAACCTTCAATCAAGCTGACAGTGAACAATTCAATAATTTTTTAATCACAAACAACGCAGATTATTACATTTGTTTAAGGGAAGGGCTTAATTTAACATCATATACTGTTATAAAACAGATGGGTGAAGTTACAATATACAAAAAAATTACTTAA